One genomic segment of Halococcus sediminicola includes these proteins:
- a CDS encoding DUF5783 family protein, whose amino-acid sequence MTTFDPEKFEEKYVHYFDELQEAYKNAYQHMHDRYDSTLLRLIDRQVLDESEPFYEGDDEFRIELPDNPHDRVQDIPDEEKFDIILDEFITQIETELQRVFEFETK is encoded by the coding sequence ATGACTACGTTCGATCCCGAGAAATTCGAGGAGAAGTACGTCCACTATTTCGATGAACTGCAGGAGGCGTACAAGAACGCCTACCAGCACATGCATGACCGGTATGACTCGACTCTCCTTCGCTTGATTGACCGCCAAGTGCTCGACGAGAGCGAGCCGTTCTATGAGGGTGATGATGAATTTCGTATTGAACTCCCAGACAATCCTCATGATCGTGTTCAAGACATACCTGATGAGGAGAAGTTTGATATCATCCTTGACGAGTTTATTACTCAAATAGAAACTGAGTTGCAGCGAGTCTTTGAGTTTGAAACCAAGTGA
- the tbsP gene encoding transcriptional regulator TbsP translates to MTTASHSIETSVDESLRALLDGEVGEILAVNFSEQATSGLVEILTESEESPEVRLLVDEDVLKWLRDDFVLASTAAELIEAEILEIRAATEDLENTLLVTDETVVSIIISEGLVGALGTDDAEFVEAARERWSSVWEGGDKFDLRTPARSRVEQSLGEEFGSEVESDFQAVLDSLGSTRDETVLDEVGVSLLVAARHEKLLYDISKWGEDTGVASKATFSRTKTRLEEQGLLETEKVPIDIGRPRLRLLVGDERLREADIEELPSVVWELLSAVPA, encoded by the coding sequence ATGACCACAGCATCACACAGTATAGAGACGTCCGTCGATGAGAGTCTTCGCGCCCTTCTCGATGGAGAGGTTGGGGAAATTCTCGCGGTCAACTTCAGCGAACAGGCAACGAGTGGACTCGTCGAAATACTCACCGAGAGTGAAGAGTCACCGGAAGTACGCTTGCTCGTTGACGAAGACGTACTGAAATGGCTCCGGGATGATTTCGTGCTGGCAAGCACGGCAGCGGAGTTGATCGAGGCAGAGATACTCGAAATACGGGCAGCCACAGAGGACTTAGAGAATACGCTGTTGGTGACCGATGAGACGGTGGTATCGATTATAATATCAGAAGGACTCGTCGGCGCACTCGGGACTGACGATGCGGAATTCGTCGAAGCGGCGCGCGAGCGCTGGAGCAGCGTGTGGGAGGGCGGCGACAAGTTCGATCTGCGGACGCCGGCACGCTCGCGTGTCGAGCAGTCGCTTGGCGAGGAGTTCGGTTCGGAGGTCGAATCGGACTTCCAGGCAGTATTGGACTCGCTCGGGAGTACGCGCGATGAGACCGTTCTGGACGAGGTGGGAGTGAGTTTGCTCGTGGCAGCCAGACATGAGAAGCTGCTGTACGACATCTCGAAATGGGGCGAGGACACCGGTGTGGCGAGCAAGGCGACGTTTTCGCGGACGAAAACTCGCCTCGAAGAACAGGGATTGCTTGAGACGGAGAAAGTGCCGATCGATATTGGGCGGCCACGGTTGCGCTTGCTGGTGGGCGATGAGCGTCTCCGAGAAGCGGATATCGAAGAATTGCCGAGTGTAGTTTGGGAGTTGCTATCGGCGGTTCCAGCCTAA
- a CDS encoding DEAD/DEAH box helicase produces MSGHDLVDVEIHHEEVDDLPQRVEQEAHEQNEDVSNSAEEAHLRTIQAARLHAGQPDTELRSLVELDEEGAVKLLEHQVSAAHEALFEMNGTALLADEVGLGKTIEVGMILKEMRSRGTDDSVLVLTPAQLAKQWQGELLEKFGLQFVCNYDDEFGGFDAHDYIIASIDTAKSERYKETVLDRHWDVVVLDEAHYVKNEDTERYALINDLRYDYAFFLTATPIQNELTDLYNVISLLRPGLFGTRDAFHHYFTNSGQETLINRDELQRRLSEVMIRNRRAETDVDFTDRNIDTRTFTPSADERALYDAVSEYVKGAYAENQGQKLVLMLLQKEVVSSPAALRGTIEKQLNNQSELTHAAELESILDLIDSIDTVTKHDRLLEIVSEARENIEKGRVVVFTQFRATQRELIEKLTEGGFTTHVFHGGHSSEEKEEIIERFRDDGGVLVSTDAMNEGRNLQFCNLMVNYDLPWNPMKVEQRIGRIHRIGQDREVYIFNLALNDTIEEYVLERLYDKIDLFQQTVGKLSTVLSRLEESGTNFEDEIFERLVDADSAVELENDFDTMAVDLEEQQDLADKVDQFNNTVFEGFDLGASDA; encoded by the coding sequence ATGTCTGGGCACGACCTCGTGGACGTCGAAATTCACCACGAGGAGGTCGATGACCTCCCCCAACGGGTTGAGCAAGAGGCACACGAACAAAACGAGGATGTGTCGAATTCAGCGGAAGAAGCGCACCTTCGGACGATTCAGGCTGCCCGTCTGCACGCTGGACAGCCAGATACGGAGCTACGCTCACTTGTCGAACTCGACGAAGAAGGTGCGGTCAAACTACTGGAACACCAGGTTAGTGCCGCACACGAAGCGCTGTTCGAGATGAATGGGACAGCGTTGCTTGCCGATGAAGTCGGTCTCGGGAAGACCATCGAAGTCGGGATGATCCTCAAGGAGATGCGCTCCCGGGGAACGGACGACTCAGTCCTCGTTCTCACTCCTGCACAACTCGCTAAGCAGTGGCAGGGCGAACTGCTGGAGAAGTTTGGTCTCCAGTTCGTCTGTAACTACGACGACGAATTTGGGGGATTCGATGCTCATGACTACATCATTGCGAGTATCGATACCGCCAAGAGCGAACGCTACAAGGAAACCGTTCTTGACCGGCACTGGGATGTCGTGGTGCTCGACGAAGCCCACTACGTGAAAAACGAGGACACTGAGCGATATGCTCTGATCAACGATCTTCGGTATGACTATGCGTTTTTCCTCACTGCGACGCCGATTCAAAACGAGCTCACGGACCTCTACAACGTGATCTCGCTGCTCCGACCAGGATTATTCGGCACTCGCGATGCGTTCCATCATTACTTCACGAATTCAGGTCAGGAGACGCTCATCAATCGGGATGAGCTTCAACGACGGCTCAGCGAGGTGATGATCCGCAATCGGCGCGCTGAGACTGACGTCGACTTCACCGACCGGAACATCGATACGCGAACGTTTACTCCATCCGCGGACGAGCGTGCGCTGTACGATGCTGTTTCGGAGTACGTCAAAGGTGCATACGCCGAGAATCAAGGCCAGAAACTCGTCTTGATGCTCCTCCAGAAAGAGGTCGTGAGCAGTCCAGCCGCTCTTCGAGGCACCATCGAAAAGCAACTCAATAATCAATCGGAGCTGACGCACGCTGCGGAACTCGAATCAATTCTTGATCTCATCGATAGCATTGATACAGTCACAAAGCACGATCGGCTCTTAGAGATTGTTTCTGAAGCCAGAGAAAACATCGAGAAGGGACGCGTAGTGGTATTCACCCAGTTCCGGGCGACCCAACGCGAGTTGATCGAGAAGCTCACCGAGGGGGGTTTCACAACACATGTATTCCATGGCGGTCACTCCAGTGAGGAAAAAGAGGAAATCATCGAACGCTTTCGCGACGATGGCGGTGTACTCGTCTCGACTGATGCGATGAACGAAGGACGAAATCTCCAGTTCTGCAATCTCATGGTCAACTATGACCTGCCATGGAATCCGATGAAAGTCGAACAGCGGATCGGACGCATCCATCGTATCGGACAAGATCGAGAGGTCTACATCTTTAATCTCGCACTGAATGATACGATTGAGGAGTACGTCCTCGAGCGCCTCTATGATAAAATCGACCTGTTTCAACAAACCGTCGGCAAACTGAGTACCGTTCTCAGTCGTCTCGAAGAGTCTGGAACGAATTTCGAGGACGAGATATTTGAGCGATTGGTCGACGCGGATTCGGCTGTAGAGCTGGAGAATGACTTCGATACAATGGCTGTCGACCTCGAAGAGCAGCAAGATCTCGCTGACAAGGTGGACCAGTTCAACAATACGGTATTCGAGGGATTCGACCTTGGTGCAAGCGATGCCTGA
- a CDS encoding AAA family ATPase: MAETALSRTISDTVTLSRELREEGQIDGQVKLYNVDEDSEFESDANLFFERTLMSNGLREALTILRDSLTGDDPRGTHILYGPYGSGKSHQMVALYHCFDDPAAAADWASDSVEGFEAALPESATPITVAMQNEQYEHLWEPFFEALEYDPGSYDSGGYPDMQTIQDAVGDRTIAFFVDELEDWFDTLQGDRKSANQGFLQSLLESTALSDLELYTVVSVLREGSEVHNILNREQAVEVNMNNQVNKRDVLHHRLIEDTADSADEIVDGYYEAYEQSDHVDLPDDLLSDMHELYPFHPVLLDALETRYYADEGNQNTRGMIYLFSKVLLEMQDQTDLITHGDIDAIEFEDELAKINYERLNAATGDIKSRVNDDDVPHGRRILNTILLYSLKPSEGEGAEVSDIVLGAYQTDDLVSDVVLNLERLHGVAWHLHKLNGKYAIRDRQNPNALIRNAAVDVSETSAKAEIADYITAIFGSNAYPVGFRTNDMQDISDDREVKVVVKDDQWAQEEVKNVITNDGRGREWRNTLVFIQPSGEKAIESGTRYIDKARYIEGSRQVLADESLDDEIRGSIQDMKDQEEHELREELQLLYGEVLDGDDLLYEWEKVAPMDLDVYVLDEAELDASNIADSAAADPFDLQSHIWTIVEDLLGRRGEISVEEIYEQFLRDPELPIPGSANDVLNATVEALDDKPVLARDSGGFRDDLSGSSLDTVLVQQDDVDLWGVDDIEQELRQRFGSGMTALDIGDFELELVEDGEIWIDGDSHDVVMRAIGRLNREEQYAIVRGNEILNKPQSDAALRDVGSATVVGAAYLEDRIEEQVDDGDANLDTIIGEIRANESVFLPPDETESAVREAVNGFLMDDYVLEVSGRYLGSLGDRDPTSVTIVPTVSNRIGDQILEYIESLEAGDQFTVNNVADRFDSSVTEYMVRTFLLENIGKDDEPEYVVNTTGSDRASDWTPGYPFRKADADAETWHFEFNGDDVAAMRSKWRDTHQTGAVEYGDVTFMLPDRDGVPSALQETADVERTQVSLTLRSEQDYTKVQDLFEQMPDEASSLKIEISFQK; this comes from the coding sequence ATGGCCGAAACCGCGCTATCAAGAACGATTTCAGATACGGTTACGCTGAGCCGTGAACTCCGCGAAGAGGGCCAAATTGACGGTCAAGTAAAACTCTACAACGTCGACGAGGACTCGGAATTCGAATCGGATGCTAATCTCTTTTTCGAGCGAACGTTGATGAGTAATGGGTTGCGCGAAGCCCTGACGATTTTGCGGGATTCGTTGACTGGGGATGATCCACGAGGGACTCATATCCTCTATGGTCCCTATGGGAGCGGGAAATCTCACCAGATGGTGGCTCTCTATCACTGCTTCGATGATCCTGCTGCTGCAGCCGATTGGGCTAGCGATTCGGTTGAAGGCTTTGAAGCAGCACTCCCAGAGTCCGCGACGCCAATCACGGTCGCGATGCAGAACGAACAGTACGAGCACCTTTGGGAGCCGTTTTTCGAAGCGCTGGAGTACGATCCTGGCAGCTATGACTCGGGTGGCTACCCTGATATGCAGACAATTCAGGACGCTGTCGGCGATCGGACGATTGCGTTCTTTGTCGACGAGCTCGAAGACTGGTTCGACACGCTTCAAGGCGACCGAAAGAGCGCGAATCAAGGGTTTCTACAGTCTCTCCTCGAATCGACAGCGCTCTCGGACCTCGAACTCTACACTGTTGTTTCAGTGCTCCGTGAGGGTTCCGAGGTCCACAATATCCTGAACAGAGAGCAAGCTGTCGAAGTCAACATGAACAATCAGGTGAACAAGCGTGATGTCCTCCATCACCGCCTGATCGAGGACACCGCGGATAGTGCCGATGAAATCGTCGATGGGTACTATGAAGCCTACGAGCAGTCCGACCACGTTGATCTCCCCGACGATCTGCTGTCGGACATGCACGAACTCTATCCATTCCATCCCGTTCTTCTCGATGCGCTCGAAACGCGGTACTACGCCGACGAGGGCAACCAGAACACGCGCGGGATGATCTACCTCTTCTCGAAAGTCCTCCTTGAGATGCAGGATCAGACGGACCTGATCACACACGGTGATATCGACGCCATCGAGTTTGAGGACGAATTGGCGAAAATCAATTACGAGCGCCTGAACGCGGCAACAGGCGACATCAAAAGTCGAGTCAATGATGACGATGTACCCCACGGACGTCGGATCCTGAATACGATTCTCCTGTATTCACTGAAGCCCAGTGAGGGTGAGGGTGCAGAGGTTTCTGATATCGTTCTAGGAGCGTATCAGACCGACGATCTCGTCTCCGATGTAGTGCTCAATCTTGAACGCCTACACGGTGTTGCGTGGCACCTCCACAAGCTTAACGGGAAATACGCAATCCGCGACCGCCAGAACCCGAACGCACTCATTCGAAATGCAGCGGTTGATGTCTCGGAAACCTCTGCGAAGGCCGAGATAGCGGATTACATAACTGCCATTTTCGGGTCAAATGCGTATCCTGTTGGCTTCCGAACGAACGATATGCAGGACATCTCCGACGACCGCGAGGTAAAGGTCGTCGTGAAAGACGATCAGTGGGCCCAAGAAGAGGTGAAGAATGTTATCACGAACGACGGCCGTGGGCGCGAGTGGCGCAATACACTCGTCTTCATCCAACCATCGGGTGAGAAAGCCATCGAGTCCGGAACCCGTTATATCGACAAAGCACGCTATATCGAAGGATCGAGGCAGGTCCTTGCCGACGAATCCCTTGATGACGAGATCCGTGGCTCAATTCAGGATATGAAAGACCAGGAGGAGCACGAACTCCGTGAGGAACTCCAACTCCTCTACGGTGAGGTTCTCGACGGTGACGACCTCCTCTATGAGTGGGAGAAAGTAGCACCGATGGATCTCGATGTCTACGTTCTGGATGAGGCTGAACTCGACGCGTCAAATATCGCTGACTCCGCGGCGGCGGACCCGTTCGATCTTCAATCGCATATCTGGACCATCGTTGAGGATCTACTGGGCCGACGTGGTGAGATCTCGGTTGAGGAAATCTACGAGCAGTTCCTTCGAGATCCAGAGCTTCCCATTCCCGGAAGCGCAAATGATGTCTTGAATGCAACCGTCGAAGCGCTGGATGACAAACCGGTGCTTGCTCGTGACTCTGGCGGATTCCGCGACGACCTATCGGGGAGTTCTCTCGATACAGTGCTCGTCCAGCAGGACGACGTAGACCTGTGGGGCGTCGATGACATCGAGCAGGAGTTGCGCCAGCGGTTCGGCAGTGGAATGACGGCGCTTGATATCGGCGACTTCGAGTTGGAACTCGTCGAAGATGGAGAAATTTGGATCGACGGCGACAGTCACGATGTCGTGATGCGTGCAATCGGTCGGCTGAACCGCGAGGAACAGTACGCTATCGTGCGCGGGAATGAGATTCTCAACAAGCCCCAATCCGACGCGGCGCTGCGCGATGTCGGTAGCGCGACCGTCGTCGGTGCGGCCTATCTAGAGGACCGTATTGAAGAGCAGGTAGATGATGGTGACGCGAATCTCGATACGATCATCGGCGAGATTCGCGCTAATGAAAGCGTGTTCCTGCCGCCCGATGAAACCGAATCCGCTGTCCGCGAAGCGGTCAACGGGTTCTTGATGGACGATTATGTGCTCGAAGTCAGTGGTCGGTATCTGGGGTCGCTTGGCGATCGAGATCCGACATCGGTGACGATTGTCCCGACCGTTTCCAACCGGATCGGTGACCAGATTCTGGAGTATATTGAGAGTTTAGAGGCTGGTGACCAGTTCACTGTGAACAATGTGGCTGACCGGTTCGACAGTAGCGTCACCGAGTACATGGTGCGGACGTTCCTCTTGGAAAACATCGGGAAGGACGACGAACCCGAGTACGTTGTCAACACGACCGGCTCGGATAGAGCCTCTGACTGGACGCCTGGCTATCCGTTTCGGAAGGCCGACGCTGATGCCGAGACGTGGCACTTCGAGTTCAACGGTGACGATGTCGCCGCAATGCGAAGTAAGTGGCGAGATACCCATCAGACGGGAGCCGTCGAATACGGTGACGTCACCTTCATGTTGCCCGACAGAGATGGTGTTCCAAGTGCCCTTCAGGAAACTGCCGATGTCGAGCGAACACAGGTGAGTTTGACGTTGCGATCCGAGCAGGACTACACGAAGGTACAGGATCTGTTCGAGCAAATGCCGGACGAGGCGTCGAGCCTGAAAATCGAAATCAGCTTCCAGAAATGA
- a CDS encoding restriction endonuclease, whose protein sequence is MGIFGTEDRSYDPAISDMVDNAIGDSVSGKALTSTTVGFAQTGYLADHTIASLLTDGESPHAIFPNLQKGVSMNNNNFTSSGNYRHLLVVTDTRLLFLIGTENGDRGNVLRYSDIDDVQCSAGMLKHLIKIQFSGGTIEFYVTNSVQSEEIFEIRDYIATQRDSTSEDASDTFELDSLRPIWLDSAAGIADTTEPSVELSESQTATTRESHSPSESLIEQLRKIDSYEFEKLIADLWERQGWEATVSDATRDGGIDIVAVKYAPFEQKQLIQAKRYGEKNHVGAPDVQQYSSLHQQEDNVDAVIIVTTGQFSKQATATAKQLNVKLIDGNDLIRLIDQLDARELVTKYASTEAEKISGGLSTNSQNHRRDEPVGKYTSPQQVPQSTDHISDIYVSKLVDNSTGKLVTRNRLTKQQPGISHPQTLGQAPIYYLAKDEQPHFMFRVDSVTTPQESLEPDNGGYLIATNRRVALLIGHAGEDAIRTIPYDTITSIRMEKGFIKREFYIQTDQGEFVVDGQHTFYNESGADSEDDIDAEFENMTQFIKEMVYKTM, encoded by the coding sequence ATGGGAATCTTCGGAACTGAGGACAGGTCGTACGATCCAGCGATCAGCGATATGGTTGACAATGCTATTGGTGACTCGGTCTCCGGCAAGGCGTTGACTTCAACAACAGTGGGATTCGCTCAGACAGGTTACCTCGCAGACCACACGATAGCGAGCTTACTGACTGACGGGGAATCTCCTCATGCAATCTTCCCAAATTTACAGAAAGGTGTCTCTATGAATAACAACAACTTTACATCAAGTGGGAATTACCGGCATTTGTTAGTCGTTACAGATACAAGACTTCTCTTCCTTATCGGTACCGAAAACGGCGATCGCGGTAATGTGTTACGGTATTCCGACATTGATGATGTCCAGTGCTCAGCAGGCATGTTGAAACACCTAATCAAAATCCAGTTCTCCGGTGGAACAATCGAGTTCTACGTCACGAACTCAGTCCAGAGTGAGGAAATTTTTGAGATCAGAGACTACATTGCTACACAACGCGACAGCACTTCTGAAGATGCGAGTGATACGTTTGAACTGGATTCGCTGAGGCCGATTTGGCTAGACTCCGCAGCGGGTATCGCTGATACCACTGAACCATCTGTAGAATTGTCAGAATCACAAACAGCAACCACGAGAGAGTCACATTCCCCTAGTGAAAGTCTCATTGAGCAACTACGCAAGATAGACAGCTACGAGTTTGAGAAACTGATTGCTGATCTGTGGGAGCGACAAGGATGGGAAGCGACCGTATCGGATGCTACTCGAGATGGTGGTATAGATATTGTCGCAGTCAAGTATGCACCATTCGAACAGAAACAACTCATCCAAGCAAAGCGCTACGGTGAGAAAAACCACGTTGGCGCGCCGGACGTACAGCAGTATTCGAGCCTTCATCAGCAAGAGGACAACGTAGATGCTGTTATCATCGTGACTACTGGCCAATTTTCTAAACAAGCTACAGCTACCGCGAAGCAACTAAATGTCAAACTCATCGACGGTAATGACCTAATTAGACTAATCGATCAGCTTGACGCGCGTGAGCTAGTTACGAAATACGCATCGACGGAAGCCGAAAAGATCTCCGGTGGGTTGTCCACAAACTCACAGAACCACCGGCGCGACGAACCGGTTGGCAAATACACCTCTCCACAGCAAGTTCCTCAGAGTACAGACCACATATCTGACATTTACGTGTCTAAACTTGTTGATAATTCAACGGGTAAATTGGTGACACGGAATCGCCTCACAAAGCAACAACCAGGGATAAGTCATCCTCAGACACTCGGTCAGGCCCCAATCTACTATCTGGCTAAGGATGAGCAACCACATTTCATGTTCCGAGTTGATTCGGTCACAACGCCACAAGAAAGTCTGGAGCCCGACAATGGCGGCTATCTTATCGCAACGAACCGCCGAGTAGCTCTCCTAATTGGCCACGCCGGTGAGGATGCTATTAGGACGATCCCATATGATACGATTACTTCAATTCGTATGGAAAAGGGGTTCATAAAGCGTGAATTCTATATTCAGACTGATCAGGGAGAGTTTGTCGTTGACGGGCAACATACGTTTTATAACGAATCAGGGGCCGATTCGGAGGATGATATTGATGCTGAGTTTGAGAATATGACGCAGTTCATCAAAGAGATGGTTTACAAGACAATGTAA
- a CDS encoding DUF6788 family protein, with amino-acid sequence MVEQDPPVPPGQLPKYLAEGLPKQDSETLAETRKYIEELLAWRERPVEEGDLPEEAEPVDESTHGQGTVVEEMVTCGDESCACMTDGEKHGPYLYRYYREDGTLTSEYLGKP; translated from the coding sequence ATGGTCGAACAGGACCCGCCGGTCCCTCCGGGGCAGTTGCCGAAGTACCTCGCCGAAGGCCTGCCCAAACAGGACAGCGAGACGCTCGCAGAGACCCGCAAGTACATCGAGGAGTTGCTCGCGTGGAGAGAGCGGCCGGTCGAAGAAGGCGATCTTCCTGAAGAAGCCGAGCCAGTTGACGAATCCACCCACGGGCAGGGAACCGTGGTCGAGGAGATGGTGACCTGTGGCGACGAGTCATGTGCGTGCATGACCGACGGCGAGAAGCATGGGCCGTATCTCTATCGTTACTACCGCGAGGACGGAACGCTCACCTCGGAGTATCTCGGGAAACCATGA
- a CDS encoding CocE/NonD family hydrolase, whose protein sequence is MTKNPSIGEELRGEDLKQLNMARKERQKQTDHNRWITRRQILRTTAATGVGTTLGTIPAAATDNRPTFENGKAQPVFADEDVIREDYWVETSLDTDGSGEPDRVHVEVARPESTLDSDLQLPVVMEPSPYYGEDQPAWGYSPEKELYEPDKPGRDLEEGVEGRSRKVYEDYSHLAEFTGRDGPNIGPEFFEEYLLQCGFIWAYPASIGTEQSTGCPDVGGPTEIEGIKTVVDWLNGRADAYDMRDGGEKYDADWTTGKTAIMGISYNGTLANGVAATGVDGLEAIVPIAAISNWYDYYRANGHVASNLDMGGLFDYIMSREDGVDCDSARELVEEGQDRTTGNYNDWWDERNYLPDVENIDAGVLICHGIYDFNVETSNAYKLVNELRENTVPYRMWLHQGGHDDPIRRGVDEEPWVDLLNRWYTYWLFGVDNSVMDESPITIEREDGSLTTETDWPHPETEHVDINFTSGGRTQGGLTLEHPTGKPVEESLVDDPEIYIQSHAEADESDHRLVYTTEPLNEDVRVSGTVFPDLTLSFDEPAANVTVLLVEYNENGEADIVNRGWMDPQNRKSVSETFALHPPRRPYHLEFNLQATDRVFKAGNRLGIVLLSTDPGHGMLQPPETRVKIMLDLKRSSVRIPVVDGESALESAFSD, encoded by the coding sequence ATGACAAAAAACCCATCAATTGGGGAAGAACTAAGAGGTGAAGATTTAAAACAACTCAATATGGCACGAAAAGAGCGCCAGAAGCAAACCGACCACAATAGATGGATCACTCGGCGGCAGATTTTGAGAACCACCGCAGCAACGGGCGTTGGGACCACTTTAGGTACTATCCCAGCTGCGGCAACTGACAATAGACCAACATTTGAGAACGGTAAAGCCCAGCCTGTTTTCGCCGATGAGGACGTAATCCGAGAGGATTACTGGGTTGAGACGTCGCTCGACACAGACGGGTCGGGCGAACCCGACCGAGTGCACGTTGAGGTCGCCCGGCCTGAGTCCACTCTGGATAGCGACCTGCAACTGCCGGTTGTTATGGAACCTAGCCCGTATTACGGAGAAGATCAGCCTGCATGGGGCTATTCACCTGAGAAGGAGCTGTACGAGCCTGATAAACCCGGACGGGATCTCGAAGAAGGAGTTGAGGGCCGGTCCCGAAAAGTCTACGAGGACTACTCCCACCTGGCGGAATTCACTGGTCGAGACGGCCCTAATATCGGCCCGGAGTTCTTTGAAGAGTACCTGTTACAGTGCGGGTTCATCTGGGCTTATCCCGCGTCGATTGGGACTGAGCAGTCAACGGGTTGTCCTGATGTCGGCGGCCCGACTGAGATCGAGGGGATCAAGACAGTTGTCGACTGGCTGAACGGCCGTGCGGACGCGTACGACATGCGGGATGGCGGCGAGAAGTACGACGCGGACTGGACGACCGGGAAGACCGCTATCATGGGTATCTCGTACAACGGGACATTGGCCAACGGCGTCGCCGCAACTGGCGTTGATGGCCTCGAAGCAATCGTACCGATTGCCGCGATTTCCAACTGGTACGACTACTACCGCGCGAACGGACATGTTGCATCAAACCTAGATATGGGCGGGCTCTTCGATTATATTATGAGTCGAGAGGACGGTGTGGACTGTGATTCAGCTCGAGAGCTTGTCGAAGAAGGGCAGGACCGTACTACTGGCAACTACAATGATTGGTGGGATGAGCGTAACTACCTCCCGGATGTCGAAAATATCGACGCTGGCGTGCTAATTTGTCACGGTATCTACGACTTCAACGTCGAGACATCGAATGCATACAAGCTCGTAAACGAACTTAGAGAAAATACTGTACCGTACCGAATGTGGCTCCACCAGGGGGGACACGACGACCCGATCCGGCGGGGCGTTGATGAGGAGCCTTGGGTCGATCTGCTCAATCGCTGGTACACTTACTGGCTCTTTGGCGTTGACAATAGCGTCATGGACGAATCGCCCATCACGATTGAGCGCGAAGATGGCTCGTTGACTACCGAGACTGACTGGCCCCACCCGGAAACTGAGCATGTCGACATCAATTTCACGTCCGGTGGGCGGACACAAGGTGGGCTTACGCTTGAGCATCCAACCGGCAAACCAGTTGAGGAAAGTCTCGTTGACGATCCCGAAATTTACATCCAGAGCCACGCTGAGGCCGACGAATCCGACCACCGGCTTGTCTATACTACCGAACCACTCAATGAGGATGTTCGGGTCAGCGGGACTGTTTTTCCAGACCTAACGCTCTCGTTCGATGAGCCGGCAGCGAATGTCACGGTACTGCTGGTCGAGTATAACGAAAACGGCGAGGCTGATATTGTCAACCGGGGCTGGATGGACCCGCAAAACCGCAAGTCAGTCAGTGAGACGTTCGCCCTCCATCCGCCGAGACGCCCCTATCATCTTGAATTTAATCTGCAAGCGACCGACCGAGTCTTTAAGGCCGGCAACCGGCTCGGCATTGTGCTCCTGTCGACTGACCCTGGTCATGGAATGTTACAACCGCCCGAAACGCGCGTCAAGATAATGCTCGATCTCAAGCGCAGTTCAGTGCGCATACCAGTTGTTGACGGGGAGTCAGCCCTTGAATCAGCGTTTTCCGATTGA